From the genome of Amycolatopsis sp. NBC_01488, one region includes:
- a CDS encoding HAMP domain-containing sensor histidine kinase produces the protein MKEDEPLRRRSTASWKPGTWRLRTKISVVLLLPVLVALLLAGGRVQAELAQAGALSAVRDQMPVVQGIAELTGLVDDELIHDAAAAQTAAVDAKAAAIRHDAEFAQLDPALSRALDDQLGKLAGLRQQDGSAGQKTPAYHDFVVSLSEMIPGIVAQAGNADLDASADSVKALTQLRATLAGQEVPDGRSADALAAAVAEESVLTGQIRRALPAGAVAARFAAATIPGAGGPAAKRAALEAILADQVKTLSDAVGARTNVTRSDALRDTALVIASLLGALAIALAVARSVVVPIRRLHAAAVDTARRRLPGTIERIREGEDVDWQATERLPIDSEEEIGQLARAFDDMHRQAVRLAVGEQAEMRIQVSEMFMTLSRRSQSLVELQLSVIEDLETDEQDPQRLAELFQIDHIATRLRRNGENLQVLAGGRPVRRDIGPVATVELLRAATSEVKDYQRVTLGNAPRGSVQSEAAADVVHILAELLENAIRSSPPDEPVVLTADRGFDGGVLIEVVDVGLGMTREDLEAANARLAAGASVSPETTRRMGLFVVSRLAASHGITVRLRPTTTRTASAGITASVHVPGVLILVDLPSRSALPPAVNGTARHELEPRWPVEEPPAVAADTPMPTPIFDQMLSHWFAETPAKPARPGEWATPADDVRQAAEAAVGTLDDLELTDSGLPTRQPGAQLAPGSVAPRQPQQPADPSFRDPAAVRNNLSRHYSGMRAARHRVAADPKGPS, from the coding sequence ATGAAAGAAGACGAACCGCTTCGCCGTCGTTCCACCGCGTCGTGGAAACCCGGCACCTGGCGGCTGCGCACGAAGATCTCCGTCGTGCTGTTGCTGCCCGTCCTCGTCGCGCTGCTGCTGGCGGGCGGGCGGGTGCAGGCCGAACTCGCCCAGGCGGGCGCGCTCAGTGCGGTACGGGACCAAATGCCCGTCGTGCAAGGGATCGCCGAGCTCACCGGGCTCGTCGACGACGAGCTGATCCACGACGCCGCGGCCGCGCAGACCGCCGCGGTCGACGCGAAAGCCGCCGCCATCCGCCACGACGCCGAATTCGCGCAGCTCGACCCGGCGCTTTCCCGAGCGCTGGATGATCAATTGGGTAAATTGGCCGGCCTGCGCCAGCAGGACGGTTCCGCCGGTCAGAAAACTCCCGCCTACCACGACTTCGTCGTCAGCCTCAGTGAAATGATCCCCGGCATCGTCGCCCAGGCCGGGAATGCCGATCTCGACGCTTCGGCCGACAGCGTGAAAGCATTGACGCAGCTGAGGGCGACGCTGGCCGGGCAGGAGGTCCCCGACGGACGGTCGGCGGACGCGCTCGCGGCGGCCGTCGCCGAGGAATCGGTGCTCACCGGGCAGATCCGCCGCGCCCTGCCCGCCGGTGCGGTGGCCGCGCGGTTCGCCGCCGCGACCATCCCCGGCGCCGGCGGGCCCGCGGCCAAGCGCGCGGCGCTCGAGGCCATCCTGGCCGACCAGGTGAAAACGCTTTCGGACGCGGTCGGCGCGCGGACCAACGTCACCCGGTCCGACGCGCTGCGCGACACCGCGCTGGTGATCGCGTCGCTGCTCGGTGCCCTCGCCATCGCGCTCGCCGTGGCCCGCTCGGTGGTCGTCCCGATCCGGCGGCTGCACGCGGCCGCGGTCGACACCGCGCGCCGCCGGCTGCCCGGCACCATCGAGCGGATCCGGGAGGGCGAGGACGTCGACTGGCAGGCGACCGAGCGGCTCCCGATCGACTCCGAGGAGGAGATCGGCCAGCTGGCCCGCGCCTTCGACGACATGCACCGGCAGGCGGTGCGGCTGGCCGTCGGCGAGCAGGCCGAGATGCGGATCCAGGTCAGCGAGATGTTCATGACGCTGTCGCGGCGCAGCCAGTCGCTGGTGGAGCTGCAGCTGTCGGTGATCGAGGACCTCGAAACCGACGAACAGGACCCGCAGCGGCTGGCCGAGCTGTTCCAGATCGACCACATCGCCACCCGGCTCCGGCGCAACGGCGAGAACCTGCAGGTCCTGGCGGGTGGACGACCGGTGCGCCGCGACATCGGGCCGGTCGCGACGGTCGAACTGCTGCGGGCCGCGACGTCGGAGGTCAAGGACTACCAGCGGGTCACGCTCGGCAACGCGCCGCGCGGGTCGGTGCAGTCCGAGGCCGCGGCCGACGTCGTGCACATCCTCGCCGAGCTGCTGGAGAACGCGATCCGGTCGTCCCCGCCGGACGAGCCGGTCGTGCTCACCGCCGACCGCGGCTTCGACGGCGGCGTGCTGATCGAGGTCGTCGACGTCGGCCTCGGCATGACCCGCGAAGACCTCGAGGCGGCGAACGCGCGGCTGGCCGCCGGCGCGTCGGTGAGCCCGGAGACCACCCGCCGGATGGGCTTGTTCGTGGTGAGCAGGCTCGCCGCCTCCCACGGGATCACCGTGCGGCTGCGGCCCACGACCACGCGGACCGCGAGCGCCGGCATCACCGCCAGCGTGCACGTCCCCGGCGTGCTGATCCTGGTGGACCTGCCGTCGCGGTCCGCGCTGCCCCCGGCGGTCAACGGCACCGCCCGGCACGAGCTGGAACCCCGGTGGCCGGTCGAGGAGCCGCCCGCCGTCGCGGCGGACACGCCGATGCCCACGCCGATCTTCGACCAGATGCTGTCGCACTGGTTCGCCGAGACGCCCGCGAAACCGGCGCGGCCCGGCGAGTGGGCGACCCCGGCCGACGACGTCCGGCAGGCCGCCGAAGCCGCGGTCGGCACGCTCGACGACCTCGAGCTCACCGATTCGGGCCTGCCGACCCGGCAGCCGGGCGCGCAGCTCGCGCCGGGCTCGGTCGCCCCGCGGCAGCCGCAGCAGCCCGCCGACCCGTCGTTCCGGGACCCGGCCGCGGTGCGGAACAACCTTTCCCGGCACTACAGCGGTATGCGCGCGGCCCGCCACCGGGTCGCGGCCGACCCGAAGGGCCCGTCATGA
- a CDS encoding roadblock/LC7 domain-containing protein yields the protein MSTRQGGAEVAEGSRNWLVSSFTQEVPGVAHAALVSADGLLVAANDTMPRDRADQLSAIASGLSSLALGTADLFTAGRVVQSVIEMEQGFLMLMNVGDGSNLVVLANPGCDIGLVGYEMTLLVDRVGKMVETPARPSLHSPAAPGASR from the coding sequence ATGAGCACGCGGCAGGGAGGAGCGGAAGTGGCCGAGGGGTCCCGGAACTGGCTGGTCTCGTCGTTCACGCAGGAGGTGCCCGGCGTCGCGCACGCCGCGCTCGTCTCGGCGGACGGCCTGCTCGTGGCGGCGAACGACACGATGCCGCGCGACCGGGCCGACCAGCTCTCGGCGATCGCGTCCGGCCTCTCGAGCCTCGCGCTCGGCACGGCCGACCTGTTCACCGCGGGCCGGGTCGTGCAGTCGGTCATCGAGATGGAGCAGGGCTTCCTGATGCTGATGAACGTCGGCGACGGCTCGAACCTGGTGGTGCTGGCCAACCCGGGCTGCGACATCGGCCTGGTCGGCTACGAGATGACGCTGCTGGTCGACCGGGTCGGGAAGATGGTCGAGACACCGGCGCGGCCCAGTCTGCACTCCCCGGCCGCCCCGGGGGCGAGCCGGTGA
- a CDS encoding DUF742 domain-containing protein produces MTEGRRREGGRHAASLARPYAWTAGRTRPTVDLAVEALVETTPEGRTAPFSPTNPLAAVTQLCLHQRSVAEVAVHLGVPLGVARVLIGDLLVAGQVSIRDTLTADASFDERNDLLERVLSGLRAL; encoded by the coding sequence GTGACCGAAGGCCGGCGACGCGAAGGCGGGCGGCACGCGGCTTCGCTGGCCCGCCCGTACGCGTGGACCGCCGGCCGCACCCGGCCGACGGTCGACCTGGCGGTGGAAGCCCTCGTCGAGACGACGCCGGAGGGGCGGACGGCGCCCTTCAGCCCGACCAACCCGCTGGCCGCGGTGACGCAGCTGTGCCTGCACCAGCGCTCGGTGGCGGAGGTCGCGGTGCACCTGGGCGTGCCGCTGGGCGTGGCCCGGGTGCTCATCGGCGACCTGCTGGTCGCCGGCCAGGTGTCGATCCGCGACACGCTCACCGCGGACGCCTCCTTCGACGAACGCAACGACCTGCTCGAAAGGGTCCTCAGTGGACTACGTGCACTCTGA
- a CDS encoding GTP-binding protein produces MDYVHSDKRITSAKIVVAGGFGAGKTTFVGAVSEIDPLRTEAVMTAAAVGVDRTEAVPGKFATTVAMDFGRLTLADDLILYVFGTPGQHRFWFMWDDLVCGAVAAIVLVDTRRLADCFASIDFFESRGLPFLVAVNEFQDTRQHPPEQVREALKIPAEVQVITCDARSPESTKRTLIAAAEYALAALHAPRLLSGGPGGLVPRPGSGV; encoded by the coding sequence GTGGACTACGTGCACTCTGACAAGCGGATCACCTCGGCCAAGATCGTCGTGGCTGGCGGGTTCGGGGCGGGCAAGACGACGTTCGTCGGCGCCGTCTCCGAGATCGACCCGCTGCGCACCGAAGCCGTGATGACGGCCGCGGCCGTCGGCGTCGACCGGACCGAGGCGGTGCCGGGGAAGTTCGCCACGACGGTGGCGATGGACTTCGGCAGGCTCACCCTCGCCGACGACCTGATCCTCTACGTGTTCGGCACGCCGGGCCAGCACCGGTTCTGGTTCATGTGGGACGACCTGGTCTGCGGCGCGGTGGCGGCGATCGTCCTGGTCGACACGCGCCGGCTGGCGGACTGCTTCGCGTCCATCGACTTCTTCGAGTCGCGCGGGCTGCCGTTCCTGGTCGCGGTCAACGAGTTCCAGGACACCCGCCAGCACCCGCCCGAGCAGGTGCGCGAAGCCCTCAAGATCCCGGCGGAGGTCCAGGTGATCACCTGCGACGCGCGGTCGCCGGAGTCGACGAAGCGGACCCTCATCGCCGCGGCCGAGTACGCGTTGGCCGCGTTGCACGCGCCACGCCTGCTTTCGGGGGGCCCAGGGGGGCTCGTTCCCCGGCCGGGGTCCGGGGTTTGA
- a CDS encoding MHYT domain-containing protein: MDHDDFAMGHWLVVLAYLTSVVGCALGLACTLQARTTDNARTRLTWLGLAALSIGGVGIWVMHFIAMLGFSTPGLPVRYDILRTALSAILSVVAVFCGLLVFGVRNRFAWKRLLLGGLLTGLAVNVMHYTGMWAVQVKGTISYDPTLVALSVVIAVVAATAALWFTVGLDKLLPRLAAGLVMGAAVTGMHYTGMAAVRLHLDPAAPDPSGAEVFSFLFPVFVLAALAMAVPICAVLMASSSSESPRHTTLVP; encoded by the coding sequence ATGGACCACGACGACTTCGCGATGGGCCACTGGCTCGTCGTGCTGGCCTACCTGACTTCGGTGGTGGGCTGCGCGCTCGGGCTCGCCTGCACGCTGCAGGCGCGGACCACGGACAACGCGCGCACCCGGCTGACCTGGCTCGGACTCGCGGCGCTGTCGATCGGCGGTGTCGGCATCTGGGTCATGCACTTCATCGCGATGCTCGGGTTCTCGACGCCCGGGCTGCCGGTGCGCTACGACATCCTGCGCACGGCGCTGTCGGCGATCCTGTCGGTGGTGGCGGTGTTCTGCGGCCTGCTGGTGTTCGGCGTCCGCAACCGGTTCGCCTGGAAGCGGCTGCTGCTCGGCGGGCTGCTGACCGGGCTCGCGGTGAACGTCATGCACTACACCGGGATGTGGGCGGTCCAGGTCAAGGGCACGATCAGTTACGACCCGACCTTGGTGGCCCTGTCGGTGGTGATCGCGGTCGTCGCGGCGACGGCGGCGCTGTGGTTCACGGTCGGCCTGGACAAGCTCCTGCCCCGCCTGGCAGCCGGCCTGGTGATGGGCGCGGCGGTGACTGGCATGCACTACACGGGCATGGCGGCGGTCCGGCTGCACCTGGACCCGGCGGCGCCGGACCCGTCGGGCGCGGAGGTGTTCTCGTTCCTGTTCCCGGTGTTCGTCCTGGCGGCACTGGCGATGGCGGTCCCGATCTGCGCGGTGTTGATGGCGTCGTCGAGTTCGGAGTCTCCGCGGCACACGACCTTGGTGCCGTGA
- a CDS encoding PaaI family thioesterase — MSESPAFPVVDGVPPGRALLADRIRELIAASVCVADDAGLAAAAGRIEAVTTALRAAGGSPPLLLAALEGGGHLSINNPLEGPGNPLAPPLSWVHIGPAEVRAEVLLGPAHEGPPGRVHGGWVAAVLDHVLGRATAAAGFPGMTASLTVDYHRGTPYAVPLTVVGRLDHRDGRKLHATATLRAGDEICATAKALLVHFSADRFPVPVSTSD; from the coding sequence ATGTCCGAAAGCCCGGCTTTCCCGGTCGTCGACGGCGTGCCGCCCGGGCGCGCGCTGCTCGCCGACCGGATCCGCGAGCTGATCGCAGCGTCGGTGTGCGTGGCCGACGACGCCGGCCTGGCCGCCGCGGCCGGCCGGATCGAAGCGGTCACCACCGCCCTGCGCGCCGCGGGCGGGTCGCCGCCGTTGCTGCTGGCCGCGCTCGAAGGCGGCGGCCACCTGAGCATCAACAACCCGCTCGAGGGACCGGGGAACCCGTTGGCGCCGCCGCTGTCCTGGGTGCACATCGGACCTGCGGAGGTCCGGGCCGAGGTGCTCCTCGGCCCGGCGCACGAGGGACCCCCGGGCCGGGTCCACGGCGGCTGGGTGGCGGCGGTCCTCGACCACGTCCTGGGCCGCGCGACCGCGGCGGCGGGCTTCCCGGGCATGACGGCCTCGCTGACGGTCGACTACCACCGCGGAACGCCGTACGCGGTCCCGCTGACCGTCGTAGGCCGCCTGGACCACCGCGACGGCCGCAAGCTCCACGCAACGGCCACCCTCCGCGCGGGCGACGAGATCTGCGCGACGGCGAAGGCCCTCCTGGTGCACTTCAGCGCCGACCGCTTCCCGGTGCCGGTGTCCACATCGGACTGA
- a CDS encoding SDR family NAD(P)-dependent oxidoreductase, whose protein sequence is MPDLSGTVTCVTGASGTVGRGIALRFAEAGSAVAVHHRRPGAGDDVVAAIEAGGGRARAFAAELTDDDACDALLEAVADWGGRLDALVNNAGVQPVEALADLSARRWRAMLDSTLTSAFSCTQAAARLLRDGGSVTHVASIEARQPAPGHVHYSAAKAALVMHARGAALEYGPRGIRVNTVSPGLISRAGLDRDWPDGVERWRRAAPLGRLGTPADVGNACVFLASPLASWITGHDLVVDGGVTARPTW, encoded by the coding sequence CTGCCCGACCTCTCCGGCACGGTCACCTGCGTCACCGGCGCGAGCGGCACCGTCGGCCGCGGGATCGCGCTGCGGTTCGCCGAAGCGGGCAGCGCGGTGGCCGTGCACCACCGGCGTCCCGGTGCGGGCGACGACGTCGTCGCGGCGATCGAGGCCGGGGGCGGCCGGGCGCGCGCGTTCGCCGCCGAACTCACCGACGACGACGCCTGTGACGCCCTGCTCGAAGCCGTCGCGGACTGGGGCGGGCGGCTCGACGCGCTCGTGAACAACGCCGGCGTCCAACCGGTCGAAGCCCTCGCGGACCTGTCGGCGCGACGCTGGCGGGCGATGCTGGACAGCACCCTGACCAGCGCGTTCTCCTGCACCCAAGCAGCCGCTCGGCTGCTGCGCGACGGCGGCAGCGTCACGCACGTCGCGTCGATCGAGGCCCGGCAGCCCGCGCCCGGGCACGTCCACTACAGCGCGGCCAAAGCCGCACTGGTGATGCACGCCCGCGGCGCCGCGCTGGAGTACGGACCGCGCGGGATCCGCGTCAACACGGTGTCGCCCGGGCTGATCTCGCGGGCCGGGCTGGACCGGGACTGGCCCGACGGCGTCGAGCGGTGGCGGCGAGCCGCCCCGCTGGGCCGGCTGGGGACGCCGGCCGACGTCGGCAACGCGTGCGTCTTCCTGGCGTCGCCGCTGGCGTCCTGGATCACCGGGCACGACCTCGTCGTCGACGGCGGCGTCACGGCCCGGCCGACCTGGTAG
- a CDS encoding ferritin — MADTQRSKFSELLQAQIRHEFTAAQQYVALAVWFDARDLPRLAKRFYRQSLEERNHALAMVQYLLDRGQPVAIPGSGDVRNDFSSAHEAIELALEQERAVTADIEAMARAARAEEDYLGEQFVAWFLKEQVEEVSQMSTLLTVVERAADNLFEVENHLYREAATGVEDAPDMPPVAGGKL, encoded by the coding sequence ATGGCCGACACCCAGCGTTCGAAGTTCTCCGAGCTCCTGCAGGCCCAGATCCGGCACGAGTTCACCGCCGCGCAGCAGTACGTCGCCCTCGCCGTCTGGTTCGACGCGCGCGACCTGCCGAGGCTGGCGAAACGCTTCTACCGCCAGTCGCTCGAGGAGCGCAACCACGCGCTGGCGATGGTCCAGTACCTGCTCGACCGGGGCCAGCCGGTGGCGATCCCGGGCAGCGGCGACGTCCGGAACGACTTCTCGAGCGCGCACGAGGCCATCGAGCTGGCGCTGGAGCAGGAACGGGCGGTGACCGCCGACATCGAGGCGATGGCGCGGGCCGCACGGGCGGAGGAGGACTACCTCGGCGAGCAGTTCGTGGCCTGGTTCCTCAAGGAGCAGGTCGAGGAGGTCTCGCAGATGTCCACGCTGCTCACGGTCGTCGAGCGCGCCGCGGACAACCTCTTCGAGGTCGAGAACCACCTGTACCGCGAGGCGGCCACGGGCGTCGAGGACGCGCCGGACATGCCGCCGGTCGCGGGCGGGAAGCTCTGA
- a CDS encoding alpha/beta hydrolase family protein, which translates to MRTLAVATALTLALSASPAVSAATTPSLPRPTGHEPVGVTSVSLVDSSRPDPWVPSVPYRELMVSVFYPATSANGPKKQYMTPLESERNLERDNIPGLPLDVLSTVRTNAVVDAKPAGRWHGLPLVVLSPGWTEPRATLTALAEDLASRGYAVAAIDHTYENRATTFPDGHVTGCAACEVDDQPGIWEKVAQVRSKDTSFVLDSLLRSKKWGALIDPARIGMTGHSAGGAVTTQAMLADPRIRAGADIDGSIHVPLPASGLARPFLFLGSMDEYTPGAPGPYDDWETDWTHLTGWKRWLMVSGTVHSSFTDLGVLAAQLGVDIGAHIDAGRALAITRNYVSAFFDQELRCRPQPLLAAPSRAYPEVTFIG; encoded by the coding sequence ATGCGCACTCTCGCGGTCGCCACCGCTCTGACCCTCGCCCTGTCCGCGTCGCCCGCCGTTTCGGCGGCCACGACGCCCTCCCTGCCCCGTCCGACCGGCCACGAGCCCGTCGGCGTCACCTCAGTGTCCCTTGTGGACAGTTCGCGGCCCGACCCGTGGGTGCCGTCGGTGCCCTACCGGGAGCTGATGGTCTCCGTCTTCTACCCGGCGACCTCGGCGAACGGGCCCAAGAAGCAGTACATGACGCCGCTGGAGTCCGAGCGCAACCTCGAACGGGACAACATCCCGGGGCTGCCCTTGGACGTCCTGAGCACCGTCCGGACGAACGCCGTCGTCGACGCGAAACCGGCCGGGCGGTGGCACGGCCTGCCCCTGGTCGTGCTGTCGCCGGGCTGGACGGAGCCGCGCGCCACGCTGACGGCGCTGGCCGAGGACCTCGCCAGCCGCGGTTACGCCGTCGCGGCGATCGACCACACCTACGAGAACCGCGCCACCACGTTCCCCGACGGCCACGTCACCGGCTGCGCCGCCTGCGAAGTCGACGACCAGCCGGGCATCTGGGAGAAGGTCGCGCAGGTGCGGTCGAAGGACACGTCGTTCGTGCTCGACTCGCTGCTGCGCTCGAAGAAGTGGGGCGCGCTGATCGACCCGGCGCGGATCGGCATGACCGGGCACTCCGCGGGCGGCGCCGTCACGACGCAGGCGATGCTGGCCGACCCGCGCATCCGGGCCGGGGCCGACATCGACGGCAGCATCCACGTCCCGCTCCCGGCGTCCGGGCTGGCCCGGCCGTTCCTGTTCCTGGGCAGCATGGACGAGTACACCCCGGGCGCGCCGGGCCCGTACGACGACTGGGAGACGGACTGGACGCACCTCACCGGGTGGAAGCGCTGGCTCATGGTGTCCGGCACGGTGCACAGCTCGTTCACCGACCTCGGCGTGCTCGCCGCGCAGCTGGGCGTCGACATCGGCGCGCACATCGACGCCGGCCGCGCGCTGGCGATCACGCGGAACTACGTGAGCGCTTTCTTCGACCAGGAGCTGCGGTGCCGGCCCCAGCCGCTGCTGGCGGCCCCTTCGCGCGCCTACCCCGAAGTGACGTTCATCGGATGA
- a CDS encoding transporter, translating to MTWLTWRQFRIPALSVFAALVVIGVVLAITGPELVGRTDFSDQDTLFGGTILVLYLLPAAIGVFWGVPMITRELESGTHSLVWNQTVTRKRWLTTKLGFGLPAAMVAAGLLGWAVSWWASPIDALAAQQTDRGMLSRIAPVVFGARGIVPIGYAAFALALGVAVGMLLKRTVAAMAVTLVVLAAVLLLVPDFVRPYLLPPVQTTIPIVSKDITNITGDGTGTVQEIGVRNPAGAWVLANETVDPNGNVASPLPNFVQNCLPRPGGGPPARGSLEQCMGQLGAHGYQQRLTYQPGSRFWPLQWLELALYLAMTALLTWFCFRRLRHLS from the coding sequence ATGACCTGGCTGACTTGGCGCCAGTTCCGCATTCCCGCGTTGTCCGTGTTCGCCGCGCTGGTCGTGATCGGCGTCGTGCTCGCGATCACCGGGCCGGAGCTGGTCGGGCGCACGGACTTCTCCGACCAGGACACCCTCTTCGGCGGGACGATCCTGGTGCTCTACCTGCTGCCCGCGGCGATCGGCGTGTTCTGGGGCGTCCCGATGATCACGCGCGAGCTGGAGAGCGGCACGCACAGCCTGGTGTGGAACCAGACCGTCACCCGCAAGCGGTGGCTCACCACCAAGCTCGGGTTCGGCCTGCCGGCCGCGATGGTCGCGGCCGGCCTGCTCGGCTGGGCGGTGTCGTGGTGGGCGAGCCCGATCGACGCGCTCGCGGCGCAGCAGACCGATCGCGGGATGCTCTCGCGCATCGCCCCGGTGGTGTTCGGCGCGCGCGGCATCGTCCCGATCGGCTACGCGGCCTTCGCCCTCGCGCTCGGCGTCGCGGTCGGGATGCTGCTGAAGCGGACGGTGGCCGCCATGGCCGTCACGCTCGTCGTGCTCGCCGCCGTGCTGCTCCTGGTGCCGGACTTCGTGCGGCCGTACCTGCTGCCGCCGGTGCAGACGACGATCCCGATCGTCAGCAAGGACATCACGAACATCACCGGCGACGGAACCGGCACCGTGCAGGAGATCGGGGTGCGGAACCCGGCCGGCGCGTGGGTGCTGGCGAACGAAACCGTCGACCCGAACGGGAACGTGGCCTCCCCGCTGCCGAACTTCGTGCAGAACTGCCTGCCGAGGCCGGGCGGCGGGCCGCCGGCACGCGGCTCCCTCGAGCAGTGCATGGGGCAGCTGGGCGCGCACGGCTACCAGCAGCGCCTGACCTACCAGCCCGGCTCGCGGTTCTGGCCGCTGCAGTGGCTCGAACTCGCGCTCTACCTCGCGATGACCGCCCTGCTCACCTGGTTCTGCTTCCGCCGCCTCCGGCACCTTTCCTGA
- a CDS encoding ABC transporter ATP-binding protein, translating to MTVLRAQGLGKKYQRKWALTGCTLEIEAGHVTGLVGPNGAGKSTLLNIASGMLEPTTGSIEVCGGVPGSGPDQLAKVGYVAQSTPVYTGLTIEEHLRLGAHLNPRWDDSLATKRVERLGLDPKQHAGKLSGGQRAQLALTLGIAKRPELLLLDEPVAALDPLARREFLQDLMEAVAEHGLSVVMSSHLVNDLERVCDHLVVLVDSQVRVMGDVEELLATHHRLSGPRRELDSLPSEQHVVSATHTDRQTTVLVRTEAPILDPAWTVAQIGLEDLVLEYMSNPAAARPALEVLR from the coding sequence GTGACCGTCCTGCGTGCCCAGGGACTGGGCAAGAAGTACCAGCGCAAGTGGGCGCTGACCGGCTGCACGCTCGAAATCGAGGCCGGCCACGTGACCGGGCTCGTCGGCCCCAACGGCGCCGGCAAGTCCACGCTGCTGAACATCGCCTCCGGCATGCTGGAGCCGACGACCGGCAGCATCGAGGTCTGCGGCGGGGTGCCGGGCAGCGGCCCGGACCAGCTGGCGAAGGTCGGCTACGTCGCCCAGAGCACGCCCGTCTACACCGGCCTCACCATCGAAGAGCACCTGCGGCTCGGCGCGCACCTCAACCCGCGGTGGGACGACTCGCTCGCCACCAAGCGCGTCGAACGGCTGGGGCTCGACCCGAAGCAGCACGCCGGGAAGCTGTCCGGCGGCCAGCGCGCGCAGCTCGCGCTCACCCTCGGCATCGCCAAGCGCCCCGAGCTGCTGCTGCTCGACGAGCCGGTCGCCGCGCTGGACCCGTTGGCGCGCCGGGAGTTCCTGCAGGACCTGATGGAGGCCGTCGCCGAGCACGGGCTGTCCGTGGTGATGTCCTCGCACCTGGTCAACGACCTCGAACGGGTCTGTGACCACCTCGTCGTGCTGGTGGACTCCCAGGTCCGGGTGATGGGCGACGTCGAAGAGCTGCTCGCCACGCACCACCGGCTCTCCGGGCCGCGCCGCGAGCTCGATTCGCTGCCTTCTGAGCAGCACGTCGTCTCCGCGACGCACACCGACCGGCAGACCACCGTGCTCGTCCGCACCGAGGCGCCCATCCTCGATCCCGCGTGGACGGTCGCGCAGATCGGCCTCGAGGACCTCGTCCTCGAGTACATGAGCAACCCCGCCGCCGCCCGCCCCGCCCTGGAGGTCCTGAGATGA
- a CDS encoding GntR family transcriptional regulator, whose amino-acid sequence MIEFHLDARSGLSPYQQLVQQVRHALRLGLLEKGDQLPKVKDVVAALAINPNTVLKAYRELEHDGLVSARPGVGTFVTATLNGAASFAVLGPLRQDLRRWLGKARQAGLDEESIEALLMSTFRDSAREDIA is encoded by the coding sequence ATGATCGAGTTCCACCTCGACGCCCGGTCCGGGCTGTCGCCGTACCAGCAGCTGGTCCAGCAGGTACGGCACGCCCTCCGGCTGGGCCTGCTCGAAAAGGGAGACCAGCTCCCGAAGGTCAAGGACGTGGTCGCCGCCCTCGCGATCAACCCGAACACCGTGCTCAAGGCCTACCGCGAACTGGAGCACGACGGCCTCGTCTCGGCGCGGCCCGGCGTCGGCACCTTCGTGACCGCGACGCTGAACGGCGCCGCCTCCTTCGCCGTGCTCGGGCCGCTGCGGCAGGACCTGCGCCGCTGGCTCGGCAAGGCGCGCCAGGCCGGCCTCGACGAAGAGAGCATCGAGGCCCTGCTGATGTCCACGTTTCGCGACTCCGCCAGAGAGGACATAGCGTGA